In Corallococcus caeni, a single genomic region encodes these proteins:
- a CDS encoding HD domain-containing protein: MPTLEDAIALAVAAHQGQRDKAGQPYILHPLRVMLRLSSDAERTAAILHDVVEDTPYTLERLREMGYPEDVLSALDCLTKREGETYEAFIERLRPHPLARRVKLADLEDNMDVRRLKDVTPKDAERLSRYVAAWTRLRAE; encoded by the coding sequence ATGCCCACGCTCGAAGACGCCATCGCCCTGGCGGTGGCCGCGCACCAGGGTCAGCGCGACAAGGCAGGACAGCCCTACATCCTCCACCCGCTGAGGGTGATGCTGCGTCTGTCATCCGACGCGGAGCGCACCGCGGCCATCCTCCACGACGTGGTGGAGGACACGCCGTACACCCTGGAGCGCCTGCGGGAGATGGGCTACCCGGAGGACGTGCTGTCCGCGCTGGACTGCCTCACGAAGCGCGAAGGCGAAACCTACGAGGCCTTCATCGAACGGCTGCGTCCCCACCCCCTGGCCCGCCGCGTGAAGCTGGCGGACCTGGAGGACAACATGGACGTGCGCCGGCTGAAGGACGTCACGCCCAAGGACGCCGAGCGCCTGTCGCGCTACGTGGCCGCCTGGACGCGCCTGCGAGCGGAGTAG
- a CDS encoding PilW family protein: MRLRSKLQSKLRTKTRGMTLLETMVAAALATIILAAATALLLAGGRVVHNTEHVADSHDHARLAGETLLSAVRQAGAGMSEGLWVVSGGTPQRINPVFGGDGAGTGVLAATTSGNAPGTDGSDDLWLVVPDRNYLGRDCAPGAAMSVVKSGTGPIEVNCVGTPSGAVPANPMLVASNMKSGALLTQASVTSTPPTATVNYLEAGVPGFSNAPHKGGFQRTDMVYSVRLLHFFIGTNPANGRKALMRAEGKPGGDVAGRPFVDMGAPVVVQDFVEDLQVAFGVDATNSGDPAHYDFQNGFKPEYTPGLRSVRVSVVATGRSPRRDTRDQAVLSEDLPLTVENHTPAAVPADGYFRSLFSRRAELPNLASASL; encoded by the coding sequence ATGAGGCTCCGCTCGAAGCTCCAGTCGAAGCTCCGGACGAAGACCCGCGGCATGACGCTGCTGGAGACGATGGTGGCCGCGGCGCTCGCCACCATCATCCTCGCGGCGGCCACGGCGCTGCTCTTGGCGGGCGGGCGCGTGGTGCACAACACGGAGCACGTGGCGGACAGCCACGACCACGCGCGGCTCGCGGGAGAGACGCTGCTGTCCGCGGTGCGCCAGGCCGGCGCGGGCATGTCCGAGGGCCTCTGGGTGGTGTCCGGCGGAACGCCCCAGCGCATCAACCCCGTCTTCGGCGGGGACGGCGCGGGCACGGGCGTGCTCGCCGCCACCACGTCCGGCAACGCGCCGGGCACGGACGGCAGCGACGACCTGTGGCTGGTGGTGCCAGACCGCAACTACCTGGGCCGCGACTGCGCGCCGGGCGCGGCGATGTCGGTGGTGAAGAGCGGCACCGGCCCCATCGAGGTCAACTGCGTGGGCACGCCCAGCGGCGCTGTGCCCGCCAACCCGATGCTGGTGGCCAGCAACATGAAGAGCGGCGCGTTGCTCACCCAGGCGTCGGTGACGAGCACCCCGCCCACGGCCACGGTGAACTACCTGGAGGCCGGCGTGCCGGGCTTCTCCAACGCGCCCCACAAGGGCGGCTTCCAGCGCACGGACATGGTGTACTCCGTGCGGCTGTTGCACTTCTTCATCGGGACGAACCCGGCCAACGGCCGCAAGGCGCTGATGCGCGCGGAGGGCAAGCCCGGCGGTGACGTGGCGGGGCGCCCCTTCGTGGATATGGGCGCCCCGGTGGTGGTGCAGGACTTCGTGGAGGACCTCCAGGTGGCCTTCGGCGTCGACGCCACGAACTCGGGAGACCCGGCCCACTACGACTTCCAGAACGGCTTCAAGCCCGAGTACACGCCGGGCCTGCGCTCGGTGCGCGTCAGCGTGGTGGCCACGGGCCGCTCGCCCCGCCGCGACACGCGGGACCAGGCCGTCCTCTCCGAGGACCTGCCGCTCACGGTGGAGAACCACACGCCCGCCGCCGTGCCCGCGGACGGCTATTTCCGCAGCCTCTTCTCGCGCCGGGCGGAGCTGCCCAACCTGGCCTCGGCCAGCCTGTGA
- a CDS encoding peptide chain release factor-like protein, which translates to MTPTLPIAPPARRQAAREALALDDEALLKVCDVEFFIASGPGGQHRNTTASGVRLTHPPTELSVTATERRSQSQNKDAAVRRLRAGLQALTFVPKVRKATRPTLGSKRRRLEEKKRTSQKKAGRGGRLGDQA; encoded by the coding sequence ATGACGCCGACCCTGCCCATCGCTCCCCCAGCACGACGCCAGGCCGCCCGGGAGGCCCTCGCCCTGGATGACGAGGCCCTGCTGAAGGTCTGCGACGTGGAGTTCTTCATCGCCTCCGGTCCCGGCGGCCAGCACCGCAACACCACCGCCAGCGGCGTGCGCCTCACCCACCCGCCCACGGAGCTGTCCGTCACCGCCACCGAGCGCCGCAGCCAGTCCCAGAACAAGGACGCCGCCGTGCGCCGCCTGCGCGCGGGCCTGCAGGCCCTCACCTTCGTGCCCAAGGTCCGCAAGGCCACCCGCCCCACCCTGGGCTCCAAGCGCAGGCGCCTGGAGGAGAAGAAGCGCACCTCGCAGAAGAAGGCCGGCCGGGGCGGCAGGCTGGGCGACCAGGCCTAG
- a CDS encoding histone deacetylase family protein, protein MRVFHIDRYSVPLPDGHRFPMEKYRLLREILLARGILPPAAFHEAPRAERADLERVHTPRYLDAFFGGALTDAELRRLGFPWSLLLVDNARASVGGTLAAARAALEDGFGANLAGGTHHAFPDHGEGFCVFNDIAVAIRVLQAEGAIRRAVVVDLDVHQGNGTAATFAGDASVFTFSMHGEHNFPFRKQPSHLDLGLEDGVGDAEYLAVLDAHLPHVLESAHADLLFFQAGVDPLAEDTLGRLSLTHAGLRERDLRVMRAAKERGLPVVLTLGGGYARPLTPSLEAHVGTYLAACSLFR, encoded by the coding sequence GTGCGCGTCTTCCACATCGACAGGTACTCCGTCCCCCTGCCCGACGGGCACCGCTTCCCCATGGAGAAGTACCGGCTGCTGCGCGAAATCCTGCTCGCGCGCGGCATCCTGCCCCCGGCCGCCTTCCACGAGGCCCCCCGCGCGGAGCGGGCGGACCTGGAGCGCGTGCACACCCCGCGCTACCTGGACGCCTTCTTCGGCGGCGCCCTCACGGACGCGGAGCTGCGCCGGCTGGGCTTCCCCTGGTCCCTCCTGCTCGTGGACAACGCGCGCGCGTCCGTGGGCGGCACCCTGGCCGCCGCCCGCGCCGCCCTGGAGGACGGCTTCGGCGCGAACCTGGCCGGCGGCACGCACCACGCCTTCCCGGACCACGGGGAGGGCTTCTGTGTCTTCAACGACATCGCCGTGGCCATCCGCGTCCTCCAGGCGGAAGGGGCCATCCGCCGCGCGGTGGTGGTGGACCTGGACGTGCACCAGGGCAACGGCACCGCGGCCACCTTCGCGGGCGACGCGTCCGTCTTCACCTTCTCCATGCACGGCGAGCACAACTTCCCCTTCCGCAAGCAGCCCTCGCACCTGGACCTGGGGCTGGAGGACGGCGTGGGGGACGCGGAGTACCTGGCCGTGCTCGACGCCCACCTGCCCCACGTCCTGGAGTCCGCGCACGCCGACCTGCTCTTCTTCCAGGCCGGCGTGGATCCGCTGGCGGAGGACACCCTGGGCCGGCTGTCGCTCACCCACGCGGGGCTGCGCGAGCGCGACCTGCGCGTCATGCGCGCGGCGAAGGAGCGCGGACTCCCCGTGGTGCTCACCCTGGGCGGTGGCTACGCGAGGCCGCTGACGCCGTCGCTGGAGGCCCACGTCGGGACTTATCTCGCGGCGTGTTCGTTGTTCCGCTGA
- a CDS encoding phospholipase D-like domain-containing protein, with amino-acid sequence MRELAGEDGQTEGLVPAAPKLARSTGPVPEHAPVWSDGVSRRLLARYYLPQHHPTLQGNACRLLRDGVEAYPEMLEAIRRARRSIRLETYMFVTDAVGELFGQALAEAAERGVHVKVLYDAVGSWTSRRSFFEGLRQRGVDVRAFKPFSLQRGLRHLLRRDHRKILVVDGTVAFTGGVNIAAHWAPEGQGVAWRDDVLRIEGPAVHELERRFLATWRMMFRDRLSRLRRKIRGGAHAPRALLPRGDVGLAVLSSRRSIHRAYLHAIQRARASVLIAAGYFVPDRRMVAALKDAAKRGVEVSLLLNGGKSDHPFLEHATRAFYEPLMEAGIRIFEWRRGVLHAKTAVVDGVWGTIGSFNLERLSLAFNHEVNAVFADPRLGRDLEDSFRLDCGNCREVDLAAFRRRPLWQKAVERVLYFFRKVL; translated from the coding sequence ATGCGTGAGCTGGCGGGGGAGGACGGGCAGACGGAGGGGTTGGTTCCAGCGGCGCCGAAGCTGGCGCGCTCGACGGGGCCGGTGCCCGAGCACGCTCCGGTGTGGAGCGACGGGGTGTCCCGGCGCCTGCTCGCCCGCTACTACCTGCCGCAGCACCACCCCACCCTCCAGGGCAACGCGTGCCGCCTCTTGCGCGACGGCGTGGAGGCCTACCCGGAGATGCTGGAGGCCATCCGCCGCGCGCGCCGCTCCATCCGCCTGGAGACGTACATGTTCGTCACCGACGCGGTGGGCGAGCTCTTCGGCCAGGCGCTGGCGGAGGCCGCCGAGCGCGGCGTGCACGTGAAGGTGCTCTACGACGCGGTGGGCTCCTGGACCAGCCGCAGGAGCTTCTTCGAGGGCCTGCGCCAGCGCGGCGTGGACGTGCGGGCGTTCAAGCCCTTCAGCCTCCAGCGCGGACTGCGCCACCTGCTGCGCCGGGACCACCGGAAGATTCTCGTGGTGGACGGCACGGTGGCCTTCACGGGCGGGGTGAACATCGCGGCGCACTGGGCCCCGGAGGGGCAGGGCGTGGCGTGGCGCGACGACGTGCTGCGGATTGAAGGCCCGGCGGTGCACGAGCTGGAGCGGCGCTTCCTGGCCACGTGGCGGATGATGTTCCGCGACCGCCTGAGCCGGCTGCGCCGGAAGATCCGCGGCGGGGCGCACGCGCCCAGGGCCCTGCTCCCCCGGGGGGACGTGGGACTGGCGGTGCTGTCCAGCCGCCGCAGCATCCACCGCGCGTACCTGCACGCCATCCAGCGCGCGCGGGCCAGCGTGCTCATCGCCGCGGGCTACTTCGTGCCGGACCGGCGCATGGTGGCCGCGCTCAAGGACGCGGCGAAGCGCGGCGTGGAGGTGAGCCTGCTGCTCAACGGGGGCAAGAGCGACCACCCGTTCCTGGAGCACGCGACGCGCGCCTTCTACGAGCCGCTGATGGAGGCCGGCATCCGCATCTTCGAGTGGCGCCGGGGCGTGCTGCACGCCAAGACGGCCGTCGTGGACGGCGTGTGGGGCACCATCGGGTCGTTCAACCTGGAACGGTTGTCGCTGGCCTTCAACCACGAAGTGAACGCCGTCTTCGCGGATCCCCGGCTGGGGCGCGACCTGGAGGACTCGTTCCGTCTGGATTGCGGCAACTGCCGCGAGGTGGACCTGGCCGCTTTCCGCCGCCGGCCCCTCTGGCAGAAGGCCGTGGAGCGCGTGCTGTACTTCTTCCGCAAGGTGCTCTGA
- a CDS encoding FHA domain-containing protein codes for MAFQLTISEGKDAGKEFVFDQDSVLIGRTSECDVVLYDPGISRRHCRIFQDGDGYAVEDQKSANGTLVNGTAVQKQTLKDGDTLTLGPVTFLFALAAEDAPTGEDEKPAEDGANSTRIVSLDSLRKQRNKKAAAALVPEGADEEDLQGIRAESTRMNMRAIRRPTSNAQRAIPQEPPPPEEDAPAAIEKPAPAPPPARRTGSQSSRAVARTPRAGASSGSGLSAAERARIRRETPGLVANLRLFWAEANSKVRAGVMAGGGVVVLGLFALMYWLVLGGDDKVQKGEEPVRLSNQPINDSFGLGDGVTWNRPDMKVFEWEFVAATRAVVILHYQAQGISKDEVVVSVNGVDVGKVPPDTMASQERSLELMIPPQQLRKGEPNRIIFDNTRNPPGEDTWRVWNVWVERALLPEQLSTQQLVQTASDSFKKGRKNFDTPDIGARNRYEAWKAFREAWLMLEAHPDPKPDLYFEAQEAMKRAQMELDRTCSKLLLEVEGYYNQGHFKQAAATLDHMREYFPEYDQPCATRAENKRVEYGL; via the coding sequence ATGGCCTTCCAACTGACGATCTCCGAGGGAAAAGACGCCGGCAAGGAGTTCGTCTTCGACCAGGACTCCGTGCTCATCGGGCGCACCTCCGAGTGCGACGTGGTGCTCTACGACCCCGGCATCTCCCGCCGCCACTGCCGCATCTTCCAGGACGGAGACGGCTACGCGGTGGAGGACCAGAAGAGCGCCAACGGCACCCTGGTCAACGGCACGGCCGTGCAGAAGCAGACACTGAAGGACGGCGACACGCTGACGCTGGGCCCGGTGACGTTCCTCTTCGCGCTCGCGGCGGAGGACGCGCCCACCGGCGAGGACGAGAAGCCCGCGGAGGACGGCGCCAACAGCACGCGCATCGTCTCCCTCGACTCCCTGCGCAAGCAGCGCAACAAGAAGGCCGCCGCGGCGCTCGTGCCAGAGGGCGCGGACGAGGAGGACCTGCAGGGCATCCGCGCGGAGTCCACGCGCATGAACATGCGCGCCATCCGCCGGCCCACCTCCAACGCCCAGCGCGCCATCCCGCAGGAGCCGCCCCCGCCGGAAGAGGACGCTCCGGCCGCCATTGAAAAGCCGGCCCCCGCGCCCCCGCCCGCGCGACGCACCGGTTCGCAGTCGTCCCGCGCGGTGGCCCGCACGCCGCGTGCCGGCGCCTCCAGCGGCAGCGGCCTGTCCGCGGCCGAGCGCGCCCGCATCCGCCGTGAGACGCCGGGACTGGTGGCCAACCTGCGCCTGTTCTGGGCGGAGGCGAACTCCAAGGTCCGCGCGGGCGTGATGGCCGGCGGCGGCGTGGTGGTGCTGGGCCTCTTCGCCCTCATGTACTGGCTGGTGCTGGGCGGCGACGACAAGGTGCAGAAGGGCGAGGAGCCCGTGCGCCTGTCCAACCAGCCCATCAACGACTCGTTCGGCCTGGGCGACGGCGTCACCTGGAACCGGCCGGACATGAAGGTCTTCGAGTGGGAGTTCGTCGCCGCGACGCGCGCGGTGGTCATCCTCCACTACCAGGCCCAGGGCATCTCCAAGGACGAGGTGGTGGTGAGCGTCAACGGCGTGGACGTGGGCAAGGTGCCCCCGGACACGATGGCCAGCCAGGAGCGCTCGCTGGAGCTGATGATCCCGCCCCAGCAGCTGCGCAAGGGCGAGCCCAACCGCATCATCTTCGACAACACCCGCAACCCGCCCGGTGAGGACACCTGGCGCGTGTGGAACGTCTGGGTGGAGCGCGCGCTGCTGCCTGAACAGCTCTCCACGCAGCAACTGGTGCAGACGGCCAGCGATTCCTTCAAGAAGGGCCGCAAGAACTTCGACACGCCGGACATCGGCGCGCGCAACCGCTACGAGGCCTGGAAGGCCTTCCGCGAGGCCTGGCTGATGCTGGAGGCCCACCCGGACCCCAAGCCGGACCTCTACTTCGAGGCCCAGGAGGCCATGAAGCGCGCCCAGATGGAGCTGGACCGCACCTGCTCCAAGCTGCTGCTGGAGGTGGAGGGCTACTACAACCAGGGCCACTTCAAGCAGGCCGCCGCCACGCTGGACCACATGCGCGAGTACTTCCCCGAGTACGACCAGCCGTGCGCCACGCGCGCGGAGAACAAGCGCGTCGAGTACGGCCTGTAG
- a CDS encoding PulJ/GspJ family protein: protein MRALPSSSRRGSGLLEVLISMSVLALAAVGAVMGMVAATRDVKDGQVLQGRRMLLEARVQRLWLASKLELANQAVARPAIYPSELALGAAPWQLDPSTPQAGDVGTGAYFRVRPTGQVEPALDVPSGTPCDATTPDTVLPRDVYCREILVTQGLPRDLPPAAQALVPTGALPFTFWTRAFRKGDSLERAIVHSEVFVQ from the coding sequence ATGAGAGCCCTTCCCTCTTCCTCCCGCCGGGGCAGCGGCCTGCTGGAGGTGCTCATCTCCATGAGCGTCCTGGCGCTGGCGGCCGTGGGCGCCGTGATGGGCATGGTGGCCGCCACCCGCGACGTGAAGGACGGCCAGGTGCTCCAGGGGCGGCGCATGCTGCTGGAGGCGCGCGTCCAGCGGCTGTGGCTGGCGTCCAAGCTGGAGCTGGCGAACCAGGCCGTCGCGCGGCCCGCCATCTACCCGTCGGAGCTGGCCCTGGGCGCGGCGCCCTGGCAGCTGGACCCCAGCACGCCGCAGGCGGGCGACGTGGGCACCGGCGCCTACTTCCGCGTGCGCCCCACGGGCCAGGTGGAGCCGGCGCTGGACGTGCCCAGCGGCACGCCCTGCGACGCCACCACCCCGGACACGGTGCTGCCCCGCGACGTCTACTGCCGGGAAATCCTGGTGACGCAGGGGCTGCCCAGGGACCTGCCACCCGCGGCCCAGGCCCTGGTGCCCACCGGCGCCCTGCCCTTCACCTTCTGGACGCGCGCGTTCCGCAAGGGCGACAGCCTGGAGCGCGCCATCGTGCACAGCGAGGTGTTCGTCCAATGA
- a CDS encoding pirin family protein, with translation MMYVRTSEARGHAEQGWLDTHHTFSFADYYDPDFMGFRALRVINEDTVAPRRGFGKHPHRDMEILTYVVSGAVEHEDSLGTRALIRPGEVQRMSAGTGVVHSERNPLDAPLHLLQIWLLPDRQGLPPGYEQKRFAPEERQGRLRVVASPDGRDGSLTVHQDVVLSATELDVGQRVESALKPGRHAWLQVIRGEATLNGVALKAGDGVAVSEETALVLDATTPTEALLFDLA, from the coding sequence ATGATGTACGTCCGGACGTCGGAAGCGCGGGGCCACGCGGAGCAGGGCTGGCTCGACACCCACCACACCTTTTCGTTCGCGGACTACTACGACCCGGACTTCATGGGGTTCCGCGCGCTGCGCGTCATCAACGAAGACACCGTCGCGCCACGCCGGGGCTTCGGCAAGCACCCGCACCGGGACATGGAGATCCTCACCTACGTGGTGAGCGGCGCGGTGGAGCACGAGGACAGCCTGGGCACGCGCGCCCTCATCCGCCCGGGCGAGGTGCAGCGCATGAGCGCCGGCACGGGCGTGGTGCACAGCGAGAGGAACCCGCTGGATGCGCCGTTGCACCTCCTGCAGATCTGGCTCTTGCCGGACCGCCAGGGGCTGCCCCCCGGCTACGAGCAGAAGCGCTTCGCACCGGAGGAGCGCCAGGGCCGCCTGCGTGTGGTGGCGTCACCCGACGGACGGGACGGGTCGCTGACGGTGCACCAGGACGTGGTGCTGTCCGCCACGGAGCTGGACGTGGGCCAGCGGGTGGAGTCCGCGCTCAAGCCCGGCCGCCACGCCTGGCTCCAGGTCATCCGGGGCGAGGCCACGCTCAACGGCGTGGCGCTCAAGGCCGGTGACGGCGTGGCGGTGTCGGAGGAGACGGCGCTGGTGCTGGACGCGACGACGCCCACGGAGGCGCTGCTGTTCGACCTGGCTTGA
- the acnA gene encoding aconitate hydratase AcnA: MTDSFGTKAQLKVGSATYDYFSLATLAKAHPAVNRLPFSLKVLLENLLRNEDGRVVKREHIEKMLAWDPKAAPETEISFHPARVLLQDFTGVPAVVDMAAMREALAAMGGDPAKINPRNPADLVIDHSVQIDSFATTAAFKENAELEFERNRERYAFLRWGQSAFKGFGVVPPDIGICHQVNLEFLAQVTFRQGKTVYPDTLVGTDSHTTMINGLGVVGWGVGGIEAEAALLGQPITMLIPQVVGFKLTGKLPAGATATDLVLTVTQMLRKKGVVGKFVEFYGEGLKNLSLPDRATIANMAPEYGATIGFFPVDEESCNYLRFTGRPDDVVALTEAYAKEQGLWLNAGAQEPLFSDTLALDLAAVVPSLAGPKRPQDRVPLKDMKAGYESSLVEMLSAGKSKGEDDEGPKGGAKAPAAPVPPERLAQSVTVKAGKQSYTVGHGAVVIASITSCTNTSNPAVLVAAGILAKKAVEKGLKPQPWVKTSLAPGSRVVTEYLRDAGLLPYLEAVGFHVVGYGCTTCIGNSGPLPEAVSNAVVEGDLVVAAVLSGNRNFEGRINPHVRMNYLASPPLVVAYALAGEVGRDLDNEPLGTDPNGKPVFLKDIWPSNEEIKETIRTAVKPEQFRSQYANAMDGDTLWQQLQVSKGSTFQWDEKSTYVRKPPFFENLPKEPKAVQDIKGARVLALLGDSVTTDHISPAGNIAKTSPAAKYLMAEGVEPKDFNSYGARRGNHEVMVRGTFANIRLKNLLVPGVEGGVTVHIPTRERMSIYDASMKYQADGTPLVVLAGAEYGTGSSRDWAAKGTQLLGVKAVIAKSFERIHRSNLVGMGVLPLQFEAGQDAQSLGLTGHETFEITGIAEGLAPQKKLTVKATGEKGPIEFTALCRIDTPNELDYYRNGGILQYVLRQLAKA, translated from the coding sequence ATGACGGACAGTTTCGGCACCAAGGCCCAGCTCAAGGTCGGCTCGGCCACCTACGACTACTTCAGCCTGGCCACGCTGGCGAAGGCCCACCCGGCGGTCAACCGCCTCCCGTTCTCGCTCAAGGTGCTGCTGGAGAACCTGCTGCGCAACGAGGACGGCCGCGTCGTCAAGCGCGAGCACATCGAGAAGATGCTCGCCTGGGACCCCAAGGCCGCCCCGGAGACGGAGATCTCCTTCCACCCCGCGCGCGTGCTGCTCCAGGACTTCACCGGCGTGCCGGCCGTCGTGGACATGGCCGCCATGCGCGAGGCCCTGGCCGCCATGGGCGGTGACCCCGCCAAAATCAATCCGCGCAACCCGGCGGACCTGGTCATCGACCACTCGGTGCAGATCGACTCGTTCGCCACCACCGCGGCCTTCAAGGAGAACGCGGAGCTGGAGTTCGAGCGCAACCGCGAGCGCTACGCCTTCCTGCGCTGGGGCCAGAGCGCGTTCAAGGGCTTTGGCGTCGTTCCCCCGGACATTGGCATCTGCCACCAGGTGAACCTGGAGTTCCTGGCGCAGGTGACGTTCCGCCAGGGCAAGACGGTGTACCCGGACACGCTGGTGGGCACGGACAGCCACACCACGATGATCAACGGCCTGGGCGTGGTGGGCTGGGGCGTGGGCGGCATCGAGGCGGAGGCCGCGCTGCTGGGCCAGCCCATCACGATGCTCATTCCGCAGGTGGTGGGCTTCAAGCTCACCGGCAAGCTGCCCGCGGGCGCCACGGCCACGGACCTGGTGCTCACCGTCACGCAGATGCTCCGCAAGAAGGGCGTCGTCGGCAAGTTCGTGGAGTTCTACGGCGAGGGCCTGAAGAACCTGTCGCTGCCGGACCGCGCCACCATCGCGAACATGGCCCCGGAGTACGGCGCCACCATCGGCTTCTTCCCGGTGGACGAGGAGAGCTGCAACTACCTGCGCTTCACCGGCCGCCCGGATGACGTGGTGGCGCTGACGGAGGCGTACGCCAAGGAGCAGGGCCTGTGGCTCAACGCGGGCGCCCAGGAGCCGCTCTTCAGCGACACGCTGGCGCTGGACCTGGCCGCCGTGGTGCCCAGCCTCGCGGGCCCCAAGCGCCCGCAGGACCGCGTGCCCCTGAAGGACATGAAGGCCGGGTACGAGTCGTCGCTCGTGGAGATGCTGTCCGCCGGCAAGAGCAAGGGCGAGGACGACGAGGGCCCCAAGGGCGGCGCGAAGGCCCCCGCGGCCCCGGTGCCCCCGGAGCGGCTGGCCCAGTCCGTCACCGTGAAGGCGGGCAAGCAGAGCTACACGGTGGGCCACGGCGCGGTGGTCATCGCGTCCATCACGTCCTGCACCAACACGTCCAACCCGGCCGTGCTGGTGGCCGCGGGCATCCTGGCGAAGAAGGCCGTGGAGAAGGGCCTCAAGCCGCAGCCCTGGGTGAAGACGTCCCTGGCCCCGGGCAGCCGCGTGGTGACGGAGTACCTGCGCGACGCGGGCCTGCTGCCCTACCTGGAGGCCGTGGGCTTCCACGTCGTGGGCTACGGCTGCACCACCTGCATCGGCAACTCCGGCCCGCTGCCGGAGGCCGTGTCCAACGCCGTGGTGGAGGGCGACCTGGTGGTGGCGGCCGTGCTGTCCGGCAACCGCAACTTCGAGGGCCGCATCAACCCGCACGTGCGCATGAACTACCTGGCGAGCCCCCCGCTCGTGGTGGCGTACGCGCTGGCCGGTGAAGTGGGCCGCGACCTGGACAACGAGCCGCTGGGCACGGACCCCAACGGCAAGCCGGTGTTCCTCAAGGACATCTGGCCGTCCAACGAGGAGATCAAGGAGACCATCCGCACGGCCGTGAAGCCGGAGCAGTTCCGCAGCCAGTACGCCAACGCCATGGACGGCGACACGCTCTGGCAGCAGCTCCAGGTGAGCAAGGGCTCCACGTTCCAGTGGGATGAGAAGTCCACCTACGTGCGCAAGCCGCCCTTCTTCGAGAACCTCCCGAAGGAGCCCAAGGCCGTGCAGGACATCAAGGGCGCGCGCGTGCTGGCGCTCCTGGGTGACTCCGTCACGACGGACCACATCTCCCCCGCGGGCAACATCGCGAAGACGAGCCCCGCCGCGAAGTACCTCATGGCGGAGGGCGTGGAGCCCAAGGACTTCAACTCCTACGGCGCGCGCCGCGGCAACCACGAGGTGATGGTGCGCGGCACCTTCGCCAACATCCGCCTGAAGAACCTGCTCGTTCCGGGCGTGGAGGGCGGCGTCACGGTGCACATCCCCACGCGCGAGCGGATGAGCATCTACGACGCGTCCATGAAGTACCAGGCGGACGGCACGCCCCTGGTGGTGCTCGCGGGCGCCGAGTACGGCACGGGCTCCAGCCGCGACTGGGCGGCCAAGGGCACGCAGCTGCTGGGCGTGAAGGCCGTCATCGCCAAGAGCTTCGAGCGCATCCACCGCTCCAACCTCGTGGGCATGGGCGTGCTGCCCCTGCAGTTCGAGGCGGGCCAGGACGCGCAGTCGCTGGGCCTCACCGGCCACGAGACGTTCGAGATCACCGGCATCGCGGAGGGGCTGGCGCCGCAGAAGAAGCTCACCGTGAAGGCCACCGGTGAGAAGGGCCCCATCGAGTTCACGGCGCTGTGCCGCATCGACACGCCGAACGAGCTCGACTACTACCGCAACGGCGGCATCCTCCAGTACGTGCTCCGCCAGCTCGCCAAGGCGTAA